A genomic segment from Labrus bergylta chromosome 3, fLabBer1.1, whole genome shotgun sequence encodes:
- the tdp1 gene encoding LOW QUALITY PROTEIN: tyrosyl-DNA phosphodiesterase 1 (The sequence of the model RefSeq protein was modified relative to this genomic sequence to represent the inferred CDS: substituted 1 base at 1 genomic stop codon) yields MSQDSQHGRWTVSSSDEDDEGLPPSGTSTSKPRPPVDPSNRSHRSPSPPSLKVKPEPDYAPVSSLVIGSEARQSAAVNNPSLAGKRKKEESEGSGWALSDSDDEDVDLRRKSVGNPPKRAPPSPKTKKTKVENERPPSPHGRVYYIDEPDDFFETSLPSASDPYRFYLNKVTGLDRRFNTGALHIRDILSPLFGTLKESVQFNYCFDIAWMLKQFPPEFRERPVLIVHGDKREAKARLVQQAQPFPHVRFCQAKLDIAFGTHHTKMMLLWYEEGFRVVIMTSNLIRADWYQKTQGMWISPLFPRLPEGSSESAGESPTFFKRDLLEYLASYRAPELEEWIQLIKEHDLSETRVYLVGSTPGRYVGSDMERWGHLRLRKLLYEHAHPVANEESWPVIGQFSSIGSMGLDKTKWLAGEFQRTMTTLGKSSLRPDTPVHLLYPSVEDVRNSLEGYPAGGSLPYSIQTAQKQLWLHSYFQXPLEADTTGRSHAMPHIKTYMRASPDFSQLAWFLVTSSNLSKAAWGALEKNNTQVMVRSYELGVLYVPSAFDMKTFPVHKNPFPVSSCSGFPVPFDLPPSGYSPKDQPWIWNIPYSQAPDTHGNVWVPS; encoded by the exons ATGTCTCAGGACAGTCAACACGGCAGGTGGACCGTCTCCAGCAGCGATGAGGACGACGAAGGTCTTCCTCCTTCTGGGACTTCAACGtctaagccccgcccccctgtTGATCCCAGTAACAGATCCCATCGGTCCCCCAGTCCGCCCAGCCTCAAAGTGAAACCAGAGCCAGACTATGCCCCTGTAAGCTCGCTTGTGATTGGCTCTGAGGCCAGACAGTCAGCAGCGGTGAACAATCCGTCATTGGCTgggaagagaaagaaggaggagtCAGAGGGATCAGGCTGGGCCCTCTCTGACAGCGATGATGAAGACGTCGATTTGAGGAGGAAGAGTGTCGGTAACCCGCCGAAGAGAGCGCCCCCTAGccccaaaaccaaaaaaacaaaggtggaGAACGAGCGCCCGCCAAGTCCTCACGGCCGGGTTTACTACATCGACGAACCAGACGACTTCTTTGAAACCAGTCTTCCCAGTGCGAGCGACCCCTACAGGTTTTACCTGAACAAAGTGACTGGCCTGGACAGACGGTTCAACACGGGAGCACTTCACATTAGAG acatcctctctcctctgttcgGGACCCTGAAAGAGTCGGTTCAG TTTAACTACTGCTTTGATATCGCCTGGATGCTGAAGCAGTTCCCTCCAGAGTTCAG GGAACGTCCAGTTCTGATTGTCCATGGAGACAAGAGGGAGGCCAAGGCTCGACTGGTCCAGCAGGCTCAGCCTTTTCCTCATGTTCGATTCTGCCAG GCCAAGCTGGATATTGCTTTTGGGACTCACCACAC GAAGATGATGTTGCTGTGGTACGAGGAAGGTTTCAGAGTCGTCATCATGACCTCCAACCTAATCAGAGCCGACTGGTACCAGAAAACACAAGG GATGTGGATAAGCCCGCTGTTTCCACGGTTACCAGAGGGTAGCAGTGAGAGTGCAGGTGAGTCCCCGACCTTCTTTAAGAGGGACCTGTTGGAGTACCTGGCGTCGTACCGAGCACCTGAACTCGAGGAGTGGATCCAACTCATCAAAGAGCACGACCTGTCAGAGACCAG AGTCTATCTGGTCGGCTCGACTCCAGGGAGATATGTGGGTTCAGACATGGAGCGTTGGGGTCACCTGAGGCTGAGGAAG CTGCTGTATGAACACGCACATCCTGTTGCCAACGAGGAGAGCTGGCCTGTGATTGGACAGTTCTCCAGCATCGGCTCCATGGGGCTGGATAAGACCAAATGGTTGGCAGGAGAGTTCCAGCGCACCATGACCACGCTGGGGAAGTCGTCTCTACGCCCCGACACCCCCGTGCACCTG ctTTATCCATCAGTGGAAGACGTTAGGAATAGTTTAGAGGGATATCCAG CGGGAGGCTCTCTGCCCTACAGCATCCAGACGGCTCAGAAACAACTGTGGCTCCACTCCTACTTCCAGTGA ccgtTGGAGGCGGACACGACAGGAAGGAGTCACGCCATGCCGCACATCAAGACGTACATGAGGGCGTCGCCAGACTTCTCTCAGCTCGCCTGGTTCCTCgtcaccag TTCCAACCTGTCCAAAGCAGCGTGGGGCGCTCTGGAGAAGAACAACACTCAGGTGATGGTTCGGTCGTACGAGCTGGGAGTCCTCTACGTGCCCTCCGCCTTC GACATGAAGACGTTTCCTGTTCACAAAAACCCGTTTCCTGTCTCGTCCTGCTCTGGATTTCCCGTGCCCTTTGACCTGCCCCCCTCGGGTTACTCCCCTAAAG ATCAGCCGTGGATCTGGAACATCCCGTACAGCCAGGCTCCAGACACACACGGCAACGTCTGGGTGCcctcctga